In Shewanella sp. VB17, a single genomic region encodes these proteins:
- a CDS encoding efflux RND transporter periplasmic adaptor subunit produces the protein MKFSVNAIVVVRCPPIMALVVSLLMLTACNHSMVTSVEKGILSQSLEVTGELVSADTAVVNPPVIRRAWQYQIKQLAPEGSEVKKGDMLAQLDTSELSQRLTVKTADFEATRQDIKTSKLRNAQKIEELRLSLAEAKMNVEKAERKYALSDMTTATIDKIKYEKDAVIARDKVILIDQKLALEAQSAKQREAMLMGDKQKLSIEVDQLQRGIDSLTILAPRNGMLVYGNDPSGNKIKEGQSVYVGDTLLSIPDLTHMQVNMTIPEVEARRVKVGQVLKIKLDANPDKVFMGKIIELGAVFRHKNQDIPLVIFDAVASIDEPDKDLMRPGMTAKISIDITDDKQVLLLSIDAVHYDAGQAFVLLPGVFSDSKQNVSIGKMGKERVSITSGLVLNQEVLLP, from the coding sequence ATGAAGTTTAGCGTTAATGCGATTGTAGTCGTTCGTTGTCCACCGATAATGGCTCTTGTTGTTTCGCTGTTAATGTTAACAGCATGCAATCACTCTATGGTGACGTCAGTTGAAAAAGGCATTTTAAGTCAAAGCCTTGAAGTGACAGGAGAGCTTGTGTCCGCTGACACGGCAGTTGTTAACCCCCCAGTGATACGTCGAGCATGGCAATATCAAATTAAACAGCTAGCGCCAGAGGGGTCTGAGGTTAAAAAAGGTGACATGCTTGCTCAGCTTGATACCTCAGAGTTATCGCAACGCCTGACGGTTAAAACCGCTGATTTTGAAGCAACTCGTCAAGATATCAAGACATCTAAATTAAGAAATGCACAAAAAATTGAAGAGCTAAGGTTATCTCTGGCCGAAGCGAAGATGAATGTAGAGAAAGCTGAACGTAAGTATGCACTTTCGGATATGACGACAGCGACGATCGATAAAATTAAGTATGAAAAAGATGCGGTGATTGCCAGAGATAAAGTCATCCTAATAGATCAGAAGCTGGCGCTTGAAGCACAAAGTGCCAAGCAAAGAGAAGCCATGTTGATGGGGGATAAACAAAAGCTGTCCATTGAGGTCGATCAACTGCAGCGAGGCATAGACTCGCTCACTATCTTGGCTCCGCGTAACGGCATGCTGGTATACGGTAATGATCCTAGTGGCAATAAAATTAAAGAGGGTCAATCTGTGTATGTAGGCGATACATTATTGAGTATTCCGGATCTAACACATATGCAGGTCAACATGACCATTCCCGAGGTCGAAGCCAGACGAGTTAAAGTCGGTCAAGTATTAAAAATTAAGCTTGATGCCAATCCCGATAAGGTTTTTATGGGGAAAATTATTGAACTAGGTGCGGTGTTTAGACATAAAAATCAAGACATACCTTTAGTGATTTTTGATGCTGTAGCCAGTATTGATGAGCCAGATAAAGATCTGATGAGACCTGGAATGACGGCGAAAATATCGATTGATATTACCGATGATAAACAGGTGTTATTGTTGTCTATCGATGCCGTACATTATGATGCTGGGCAGGCATTTGTGTTACTTCCGGGTGTATTTAGTGACAGTAAGCAGAATGTGAGCATCGGAAAAATGGGTAAAGAACGAGTGTCTATTACCTCAGGGTTAGTGTTAAATCAAGAGGTTTTATTGCCATGA
- a CDS encoding efflux RND transporter periplasmic adaptor subunit — MKYVLLECIRLTGKGLYLSKILCVVIVVGCLSLSACDQHVEDGVLTMNITRENFKVDIPATGELEASQSTAVTVPTGLRGPQSLVWLLDNFTQVKAGDVVARMDPERESYRLIMEGFDHKQLGFDSQIQAEKDHTVNQMLQQGIEITRQEKDLAERYFSDDERVYTKIEIIDQMRNQDYLTAKVHYFDWSLAQHASQAEAEQKLIKLKQKGHAAKINRFKNNLKHMEIIAPHDGLFVYQKGWDGSFPVVGDMIWSGFAIGLLPDTSVMQAKLYVQESEASGLAIGQTATVYLDAYPDRPFQGKVIQLDALAKPKDKDSPVNYFQFTVSLDKTFVEIMQPGRQVHASVHLLSADDVLTVPNQSIFQKEGQYWVYVKTVNGFMKRAVILGSRSLNRTVIIDGLTIGDVIALTTPPKRSRI, encoded by the coding sequence ATGAAATATGTACTTTTGGAGTGCATTAGGCTGACAGGAAAAGGACTTTATTTAAGTAAAATATTGTGTGTCGTTATTGTCGTGGGGTGTTTAAGCCTCTCAGCCTGTGATCAACATGTTGAAGATGGTGTGCTTACCATGAATATCACGCGGGAAAATTTTAAGGTTGATATTCCAGCGACAGGTGAGTTAGAGGCCAGCCAGTCAACCGCTGTGACCGTACCGACAGGGCTACGAGGTCCTCAATCTTTGGTGTGGTTATTAGATAACTTTACTCAAGTTAAAGCCGGTGATGTGGTCGCAAGAATGGATCCGGAACGTGAAAGTTATCGCTTAATTATGGAAGGGTTCGATCACAAACAGTTAGGTTTTGATAGTCAAATTCAAGCAGAAAAAGATCACACCGTCAACCAAATGTTGCAGCAAGGAATTGAGATAACTCGTCAGGAAAAAGATTTGGCTGAGCGTTATTTTAGTGATGATGAGCGGGTTTATACCAAGATTGAAATCATTGATCAGATGCGAAATCAGGATTACTTAACAGCTAAAGTACATTACTTTGATTGGAGTTTAGCACAACATGCTTCTCAGGCTGAGGCTGAGCAGAAATTGATTAAGCTTAAGCAAAAAGGACATGCTGCCAAAATTAATCGATTCAAAAACAATCTGAAACATATGGAGATCATTGCCCCTCACGATGGTCTATTTGTGTACCAAAAGGGATGGGATGGATCATTTCCGGTTGTGGGTGACATGATATGGTCAGGTTTTGCCATTGGTTTATTACCTGATACTTCTGTGATGCAGGCAAAACTCTATGTACAAGAATCTGAAGCATCGGGTTTAGCCATAGGCCAAACTGCAACTGTGTATCTCGATGCTTATCCAGATCGACCTTTTCAAGGGAAAGTGATCCAGTTAGATGCACTCGCTAAACCTAAAGATAAAGATAGCCCGGTTAATTACTTTCAATTTACCGTTAGCTTAGATAAAACATTCGTGGAGATTATGCAACCTGGCAGACAAGTCCATGCGAGTGTGCATTTGTTGAGTGCAGACGATGTGTTGACAGTGCCTAATCAATCTATCTTTCAAAAAGAGGGCCAATATTGGGTTTATGTGAAGACGGTTAACGGTTTTATGAAGCGAGCTGTGATCCTTGGAAGCCGCAGTTTGAATCGCACGGTGATCATCGATGGTTTAACCATCGGCGATGTTATTGCACTGACAACTCCGCCTAAAAGGAGTCGAATATGA
- a CDS encoding ABC transporter permease, translating into MKFLMVQSRAYVEGIKQAFDEMRHHKLRTALTLLGMIFGVGAVIAMLSVGEGAEREALKMIESMGVRNVVVNARTTDGEALKSIREHSLGLNLRDVESAKETLPFVEEWSAEKQVKVFSLFSLEGRSDAHVKGVTTSYFSLTSLALSDGQIFTASDELYFRQVAVLGPEAARSLFPQGNAIGSVIKINHQWFTVIGTLTDANVGQSKIQGVKLGGERNQVFIPLSTALKKLNFTPLEDELDAFKMSIAIGVEPSLAAKSLRHLMNRRHGGEQDYDIVVPADLLAQHQKTQQIFNIVMACVAGISLLVGGIGIMNIMLATIMERTSEIGLLRALGAKRKDIARQFLIESIVISATGGIIGIGVGQLLAMVISIAAGWPIAWSPSAIILALGVCMTIGIGFGLYPAKKAARLDPIVALQRD; encoded by the coding sequence ATGAAGTTTCTAATGGTTCAAAGTAGAGCGTATGTCGAAGGTATAAAGCAAGCATTTGATGAAATGCGTCACCATAAGCTTCGTACAGCGTTGACTTTATTGGGAATGATATTTGGTGTTGGTGCTGTCATTGCGATGTTAAGTGTTGGAGAAGGTGCCGAACGTGAAGCACTCAAAATGATCGAATCCATGGGGGTAAGAAACGTAGTCGTTAACGCTAGAACGACTGATGGGGAAGCGTTAAAGTCAATACGTGAGCATAGTTTAGGGTTAAATTTAAGGGATGTCGAAAGTGCCAAAGAGACGTTACCTTTTGTGGAGGAGTGGAGCGCCGAGAAACAAGTGAAGGTGTTTAGTTTATTTAGCTTGGAGGGTCGCAGTGATGCACACGTTAAAGGTGTGACAACTAGCTACTTTTCTTTAACGTCTTTGGCGTTAAGTGATGGTCAAATATTCACTGCTAGTGATGAGCTTTATTTTAGGCAAGTGGCAGTATTAGGCCCAGAAGCGGCGCGAAGCTTATTTCCACAAGGGAATGCTATTGGCAGTGTGATAAAGATTAATCATCAATGGTTTACTGTCATTGGTACATTAACAGATGCCAATGTGGGCCAATCTAAAATTCAAGGTGTCAAATTAGGTGGTGAACGAAATCAGGTATTTATTCCTTTGTCGACCGCATTGAAGAAGTTAAATTTCACCCCCCTTGAAGATGAACTTGATGCGTTTAAAATGTCAATAGCCATCGGTGTAGAGCCCTCATTGGCGGCGAAAAGTTTACGACATTTAATGAATCGTCGCCACGGTGGAGAACAAGATTATGACATCGTAGTACCAGCAGATTTATTAGCTCAGCATCAAAAAACCCAACAGATATTTAATATTGTGATGGCCTGTGTTGCAGGAATTTCATTGCTTGTAGGTGGAATTGGGATCATGAATATCATGTTAGCTACGATAATGGAACGCACCAGTGAAATAGGATTATTACGCGCTTTAGGTGCCAAAAGGAAAGATATCGCCCGCCAATTCTTAATTGAGAGTATTGTCATCTCTGCCACAGGAGGCATTATCGGGATCGGTGTCGGTCAGTTACTGGCGATGGTGATCTCAATAGCGGCTGGCTGGCCAATAGCTTGGTCACCTTCAGCCATTATTTTAGCCTTGGGAGTATGCATGACCATTGGTATTGGTTTTGGACTATACCCGGCTAAAAAAGCAGCGAGGCTAGATCCTATCGTTGCACTACAAAGAGATTAA
- a CDS encoding ExeM/NucH family extracellular endonuclease, whose translation MLIKASLLSLLMASMSTFAQGADDLIFSEYVEGSGNNKAFELYNLSTNTLDLSQYQVEFYFNGSTQAGGRIPLSGSLAAGEVYVVANHNASAAILAVADRVSNIDFFNGDDAIVLTSGNVVVDSLGQVGFDPGSEWGSGTLSTKNNTLIRDPQTLIADTVVDDEVGLETWLGFAQDDITDLGQFNGDDPVEPPIPVELVCHDPAVSIHALQGHTDMSPFNGQTIEVEAIVTSNQASGLQGFFMQMPDNAVDADPLTSEGVFVYTGGNIHYLAGDRVRIQAVVKEFNGLTQLTDIVAHTRCGSSQSIPSAVNVTLPVENIVDFEAFEGMRVSFTQQLVVNEVYHLGRYGELMLGSQRHFIGTQVAAPGSDALAVSAANARDAIVLDDGLSVQNSDPIRYPAPGLDSSNTVRVGDTITDLNAVMHFSFGKYRLMPVDTVNFVAENTRSIMPDLAEGGNLTVASFNVLNYFNGDGLGGGFPTSRGADTVIEFTRQRAKIISAMVGINADIFGLMEIENDGFGAGSAIDDLVSGLNEAVGETRYTYINAGGNSIGTDAIAVGMIYRHDKVTPQSGAHVLSSANSPLNDAGVPLFNDNKNRPMLTQTFRLNGSEQSLVVAVNHFKSKGSGCDSIGDPDLNDGQANCNLTRTYAAQAASIWLAEHYPQAPVLLIGDLNAYAQEDPLSILKGADFTELFEHFDKPGAYSYVFSGESGQLDHALANSQLLSKVIDVTEWHINTDEPSSLDYNTEFKSDSQLVTLYNIDAYRSSDHDPIIISLLLEADNIAPVSRFTADVQGAKVSFTSTSTDEDGSIVSHLWDFGDNSVWNSQSVVHEYAEDGDYTVTLTVTDDAGLSSSSSAIITVNTKAKKMKPVAVIKHINLGLVDVFISQSYDEDGEIVQQRWKFNDGSQVFGPVAVKLADHASRVKLIVRDNDSLRGSARLRY comes from the coding sequence ATGTTGATTAAAGCAAGCTTACTTTCTTTGTTGATGGCGAGTATGTCTACGTTTGCCCAAGGGGCAGATGATCTGATTTTCTCTGAATATGTTGAGGGCAGTGGTAACAATAAAGCGTTCGAACTTTATAACTTAAGTACTAATACTCTTGATTTGAGTCAATACCAAGTTGAATTTTATTTTAACGGCAGTACACAAGCGGGTGGTAGGATCCCGTTATCGGGATCATTAGCGGCAGGTGAAGTGTATGTTGTGGCCAATCACAATGCGAGTGCAGCAATATTGGCTGTCGCAGATCGGGTTAGTAACATTGATTTTTTCAATGGTGATGATGCCATTGTGTTAACTTCAGGTAATGTGGTGGTCGATAGCCTAGGTCAAGTGGGTTTTGATCCCGGGAGTGAGTGGGGCAGTGGCACTTTATCGACAAAAAATAATACTTTGATTCGTGATCCACAGACACTTATCGCAGATACCGTAGTAGATGATGAAGTGGGCTTGGAGACTTGGCTAGGTTTTGCTCAGGATGACATTACAGATCTAGGACAATTCAATGGTGACGATCCGGTAGAGCCACCTATCCCTGTTGAACTAGTGTGTCATGATCCTGCGGTGAGCATTCATGCACTGCAGGGGCACACGGATATGAGTCCTTTTAATGGTCAAACGATTGAAGTAGAAGCGATTGTGACCAGTAATCAAGCGTCTGGTTTACAGGGATTCTTTATGCAGATGCCGGACAATGCTGTGGATGCTGATCCGTTGACTTCAGAAGGTGTCTTTGTCTATACGGGAGGAAATATTCATTATTTGGCTGGAGATCGGGTTCGTATTCAAGCCGTTGTGAAAGAATTTAATGGGTTAACTCAGCTTACTGACATTGTTGCTCATACTCGGTGTGGATCATCTCAATCGATCCCCAGTGCGGTGAATGTGACATTGCCTGTTGAGAACATCGTCGATTTTGAGGCATTTGAAGGAATGCGCGTTAGCTTTACTCAACAGCTTGTGGTGAACGAAGTGTATCATTTAGGCCGCTATGGTGAATTAATGTTGGGGAGTCAACGTCACTTTATCGGCACACAAGTGGCCGCCCCAGGCAGTGATGCTCTGGCGGTGAGTGCCGCAAATGCACGAGATGCCATTGTACTTGACGATGGTTTGAGTGTGCAAAATTCCGATCCTATTCGCTATCCAGCACCAGGTTTAGATTCAAGTAATACGGTGAGAGTCGGGGACACAATTACAGATCTTAATGCTGTCATGCATTTTAGTTTTGGCAAGTATCGTTTAATGCCTGTTGATACGGTCAATTTTGTTGCTGAAAATACGAGAAGCATCATGCCAGATCTGGCTGAAGGGGGAAATTTAACCGTAGCAAGCTTTAACGTGTTGAATTACTTCAATGGTGATGGCCTTGGTGGTGGTTTCCCAACATCGAGAGGGGCGGATACTGTCATCGAATTTACGCGCCAGCGTGCCAAAATCATTAGCGCTATGGTGGGGATTAATGCTGATATATTTGGTTTAATGGAAATTGAGAATGATGGTTTTGGAGCAGGATCTGCGATTGACGATTTAGTGTCAGGCCTAAATGAAGCCGTGGGTGAAACTCGCTATACCTATATCAATGCAGGAGGAAACTCCATTGGTACTGATGCGATTGCGGTTGGGATGATTTATCGACACGATAAGGTTACCCCACAAAGCGGAGCTCACGTGTTATCCTCTGCTAATTCGCCGCTAAATGATGCTGGCGTGCCTTTGTTTAATGATAATAAAAATCGTCCTATGCTGACTCAAACGTTTAGGCTTAATGGTAGCGAACAGTCATTGGTTGTGGCGGTGAATCACTTTAAGTCGAAGGGAAGTGGGTGTGACAGTATCGGCGATCCGGATCTTAATGATGGTCAGGCTAATTGTAATTTAACCCGTACTTATGCAGCGCAAGCGGCCAGTATTTGGTTAGCAGAGCATTATCCTCAAGCGCCGGTATTACTGATTGGTGATCTTAATGCTTATGCACAAGAGGATCCGCTATCAATATTAAAAGGGGCTGATTTTACAGAATTATTCGAACATTTCGATAAACCTGGAGCATATTCATACGTATTTTCAGGAGAATCTGGCCAGTTAGACCATGCGTTAGCCAATAGTCAATTACTGAGTAAGGTGATTGATGTAACCGAATGGCACATCAATACCGATGAGCCAAGCTCACTGGATTATAATACCGAGTTTAAGTCAGACTCACAGTTGGTCACCCTTTATAATATCGATGCATACCGCTCATCTGATCATGATCCTATTATTATCTCTTTATTACTTGAAGCTGATAATATAGCACCAGTTTCCCGTTTTACTGCTGATGTTCAAGGTGCGAAGGTAAGCTTTACCAGTACCTCTACTGATGAAGATGGCTCTATTGTAAGCCACTTGTGGGACTTTGGTGATAACAGTGTGTGGAATAGCCAGAGCGTGGTGCATGAATATGCTGAAGATGGCGATTATACCGTCACCTTGACCGTGACCGATGATGCAGGTTTGAGCAGCAGTTCATCGGCAATCATTACCGTTAACACTAAAGCGAAAAAAATGAAGCCTGTTGCGGTGATTAAGCACATTAATCTTGGTTTGGTCGATGTGTTTATCTCGCAAAGCTATGATGAAGACGGTGAGATAGTGCAACAAAGATGGAAGTTTAATGATGGCAGTCAAGTATTTGGCCCCGTTGCTGTTAAGCTCGCTGATCACGCATCGAGGGTAAAGTTGATTGTAAGAGATAATGATAGTTTGCGCGGTAGCGCTAGATTGAGGTATTAG
- a CDS encoding YdbL family protein, which yields MKTKFLVLAAVTLLSLNAFAMSLQDAKSQGLVGEQANGYLGIVVNNAQGNAVVEQVNTKRKAHYQKIAKSNGISANEVAKLAAEKAMKAATSGEYIQTSSGKWLKK from the coding sequence ATGAAAACTAAATTTTTGGTCCTCGCTGCAGTCACACTACTAAGCTTGAATGCATTCGCTATGTCATTACAAGATGCTAAATCTCAAGGCTTAGTGGGTGAACAAGCCAATGGCTACCTAGGCATAGTGGTCAATAATGCTCAAGGTAATGCTGTTGTGGAGCAAGTCAACACTAAACGTAAAGCACACTATCAGAAAATTGCCAAAAGTAATGGCATATCAGCCAATGAAGTGGCCAAACTGGCCGCTGAAAAAGCAATGAAAGCCGCTACTTCAGGTGAATATATTCAGACTAGCAGCGGTAAGTGGCTCAAGAAATAA
- a CDS encoding YnbE family lipoprotein translates to MIALLTLIGCTPTVKIAPPDKPIVINLNVKIEHEIRIKVDKDLDALLTNDELF, encoded by the coding sequence ATGATAGCGCTATTAACACTAATAGGATGTACTCCCACAGTGAAGATAGCGCCACCAGATAAACCTATCGTGATCAATCTTAATGTGAAGATTGAACATGAGATCCGCATAAAAGTGGACAAAGATCTTGATGCTTTGCTCACCAATGATGAGCTATTTTGA
- a CDS encoding YdbH domain-containing protein: MAIKPQFMIRTLSRATQCTLACAFLLISLLITLMLSYEWLAVKLANHYLRQYDTKITELSLYPRSLTHWQLPKLVLVVKGSDIRIQDLELTFDNRFSLLNFSANQLATISLGKIAVVLNPNVLSNTGKNLDEQGPTLGLDITQLPQIEMGQTSLSLKGIPSSALSLNLTHLTLDKLGHLTSQLTQHGQPLFTLDAHLTDNKWSISSSIVFEQLYTLLNNIAKHPLTNSAFNAVLAMKTKLDKQGIYLSGTLNSQAELDLKTAQLHSIHQLIGTQLILSPLADLALIPNTALAQSSLLVSTSSLTHIESKPNQMLEFEIGGHITDLSLTVLPFSIQVTPKPQQTIALLALIKNKTLLKAIEPLQTTKSNEPLNQLTATLSLRDPLKFSFLTQKISSPDIRLSIVNNTISTNISLKALSLVLPHHVQSLALSANWSFNLITKTQLALQPLLPQSLNALELHLANTTMTTKGTLQLKQVNDTHDGVTQTQPIFTLSVDNESSIVSDKLTLRTVQDKQTAITMKIGSLSLSNLTPLKVSYASDTLSVVLPRLVLRLDPVTYHYQPSLTPNDITFEANNVIFRTSAPSDFTVNMGSKDLQPLALKPTQFTGARFSLEAEKISFLDKKISKQAPLAAPSIAITAQKAKLSSLTPFSLEHAQENNAQLTLILPKFEFKQTETEFIQVIKDPAHVQEKNPANIKIATTKTPLSQSLNQALTAKLPYFTLTILDSTNLAFMLDKTQHWPHILSQAAWRNRAHYQLEGLTLTRSHHKNKRLKTEKILQLNHATIKQAFNWSKPTLTTQEAWSLGELQFNSTHQVTLDLTRQNVQKISVQGEAMLESELSEILAIVDASYPLPATFHANGHATLETKYRFTPVSTSSAQKTTLLAVDFSPTLTEVSGSMNELPFEKAMLNAKCQLRLHHDDHRPKEQSSLACDEINLSARAFNPGVLIEDFDSHASLFIPLDSEPKKPSPSVSVPTHLTHADIQMNASGKLLGGKLTLPEFTLNLKERSHGYLVLQGLNLAELIAIQPQIGLYANGTLDGVLPVDLVDGKVSVSGGRLATRAPGGLITLNGNPAVDQMRDSQPYLDFAFSTMEHLEYSELSTSFDMAPTGDAILHLNVKGKGKGVERPIHLNYSQEENMLQLLRSLQIGDKLQTQIEQSIN; this comes from the coding sequence TTGGCGATAAAACCACAATTCATGATCCGCACTTTATCACGAGCAACCCAATGTACGCTGGCTTGCGCTTTTCTCTTGATCAGCTTACTCATCACATTAATGCTCAGTTATGAATGGCTGGCAGTTAAGCTTGCCAACCATTATTTACGCCAATATGACACCAAGATCACTGAACTCAGTCTCTATCCCCGTTCATTGACTCATTGGCAATTACCTAAACTGGTATTGGTGGTAAAGGGTAGCGATATCCGCATTCAAGATCTCGAATTGACATTCGATAACCGTTTTTCTCTACTGAACTTTTCTGCCAATCAACTCGCCACCATTTCACTGGGAAAAATAGCGGTAGTACTTAACCCTAATGTACTCAGTAATACAGGTAAAAACCTCGATGAACAAGGACCCACGTTAGGACTGGATATCACCCAGCTGCCGCAAATAGAAATGGGGCAAACATCCCTCTCATTAAAAGGGATCCCATCCAGCGCATTAAGTTTGAATTTAACTCATCTCACATTAGATAAATTGGGTCACTTAACCAGTCAGCTCACCCAACATGGGCAGCCTCTATTCACTTTAGATGCTCACCTCACCGATAATAAATGGTCTATTTCAAGCTCCATCGTCTTCGAGCAGCTATACACTCTGTTAAACAATATCGCTAAACACCCCTTAACGAACAGCGCATTTAATGCTGTGCTGGCCATGAAGACAAAATTAGATAAACAGGGGATCTATTTGAGTGGCACACTCAACAGTCAAGCGGAGTTGGATTTGAAAACGGCTCAGCTACATTCTATTCATCAACTCATTGGCACACAGTTAATTTTGTCGCCATTAGCAGATTTAGCCTTAATTCCCAATACAGCATTAGCTCAATCGTCCCTCTTAGTATCAACAAGTTCACTCACTCATATCGAAAGCAAACCGAATCAGATGTTGGAATTTGAAATCGGCGGGCACATTACCGATCTATCCCTCACGGTACTTCCCTTCTCGATACAAGTGACTCCCAAGCCCCAACAAACAATTGCACTGTTGGCACTTATCAAGAATAAGACCTTACTCAAGGCCATTGAGCCATTGCAAACAACCAAATCCAATGAGCCCTTGAATCAATTAACAGCCACTCTTTCATTACGTGATCCTCTCAAGTTTTCCTTCTTAACACAAAAAATTAGCTCACCCGACATTAGGCTTTCAATCGTCAATAACACCATCTCCACCAATATTTCACTCAAAGCGCTAAGCCTAGTCTTGCCTCACCATGTACAATCTCTGGCGCTTAGCGCCAATTGGTCATTCAACTTAATCACCAAAACGCAACTCGCACTTCAGCCGCTATTGCCGCAAAGTCTCAATGCACTTGAATTACACTTAGCAAACACCACCATGACCACCAAGGGGACACTGCAACTGAAGCAGGTTAATGATACACATGATGGCGTCACTCAAACTCAGCCTATATTCACATTGAGTGTTGATAACGAATCCAGTATTGTCAGTGATAAGCTGACGTTACGCACAGTCCAAGATAAACAAACAGCGATAACAATGAAAATAGGATCACTTTCATTATCAAACCTCACACCGCTTAAAGTAAGCTATGCATCCGATACACTTTCAGTGGTGCTACCACGTCTTGTATTACGTCTAGATCCTGTCACCTATCATTATCAGCCTTCATTAACACCAAACGACATCACATTTGAGGCCAATAATGTAATCTTTCGCACATCGGCTCCCAGTGACTTCACTGTCAATATGGGCTCAAAAGATCTGCAGCCATTGGCCCTCAAACCTACCCAATTTACAGGTGCTAGGTTTTCATTAGAGGCTGAAAAAATTAGCTTTTTAGATAAAAAAATAAGTAAACAAGCACCATTGGCTGCCCCCTCTATTGCCATCACAGCTCAAAAGGCTAAATTGTCATCGTTAACGCCTTTCTCACTTGAACATGCTCAAGAGAATAATGCTCAATTAACCCTGATACTACCAAAGTTTGAATTCAAGCAAACAGAGACTGAATTCATTCAAGTCATTAAAGACCCCGCTCACGTTCAAGAAAAAAATCCAGCGAATATTAAGATAGCAACAACAAAAACGCCGCTTTCTCAGTCATTAAATCAAGCATTAACAGCTAAACTTCCCTATTTCACCTTGACAATATTGGACAGCACAAACTTAGCGTTTATGCTCGATAAGACTCAGCATTGGCCACATATTCTCAGTCAGGCTGCGTGGAGAAACCGAGCACATTACCAACTTGAAGGCTTAACACTCACACGCAGCCATCATAAAAATAAGCGCCTAAAAACAGAAAAAATACTGCAGCTTAATCACGCAACAATAAAACAAGCATTCAATTGGAGTAAACCCACGTTAACAACCCAAGAAGCTTGGTCATTAGGCGAACTCCAATTCAACTCAACACACCAAGTCACTCTTGATTTAACTCGGCAAAATGTGCAAAAAATATCTGTTCAGGGTGAGGCAATGCTTGAAAGCGAATTAAGCGAGATATTAGCCATTGTGGATGCAAGTTATCCACTGCCTGCAACATTTCATGCCAATGGTCACGCAACATTGGAGACAAAATACCGTTTTACTCCAGTAAGCACCTCATCTGCCCAGAAAACCACGCTATTGGCCGTAGATTTTAGCCCAACACTGACTGAGGTTAGCGGCAGTATGAATGAGCTGCCTTTTGAAAAAGCCATGCTAAATGCCAAATGCCAGCTGAGGTTACATCACGATGACCATCGCCCAAAAGAACAAAGTTCTCTCGCATGTGATGAGATTAATCTATCCGCTAGGGCCTTTAATCCTGGGGTCCTTATCGAAGACTTTGACTCTCATGCAAGCCTCTTTATCCCCTTAGATTCAGAGCCCAAAAAGCCCTCCCCATCCGTCAGTGTACCAACCCACTTGACTCATGCCGATATTCAGATGAATGCCAGCGGTAAACTGCTCGGTGGAAAACTCACCTTGCCAGAGTTTACCCTTAATCTAAAAGAACGATCTCATGGATATTTAGTGCTCCAAGGACTCAATCTGGCTGAACTCATTGCCATTCAGCCTCAGATAGGCCTTTATGCAAATGGTACGCTAGACGGTGTCCTCCCTGTTGATTTAGTGGATGGAAAAGTCTCAGTCAGTGGAGGTCGCTTGGCCACCAGAGCACCTGGAGGGCTCATTACTCTAAACGGCAACCCTGCAGTCGATCAAATGCGAGATTCTCAACCCTATCTCGATTTTGCTTTCTCAACCATGGAGCACCTTGAATATTCAGAACTGTCTACTAGCTTCGACATGGCACCGACAGGAGATGCTATTTTACACCTCAATGTTAAAGGCAAAGGAAAAGGGGTTGAACGCCCTATACACTTGAATTATTCTCAAGAAGAAAACATGTTACAGCTTTTAAGGAGTCTACAAATAGGGGATAAGTTGCAAACTCAAATTGAACAATCAATAAATTGA